GGGTCACCATGCGGATCAAAACGTGGATAATCCAGAAATGCATCCAGTCGCATGATTAATTCTTCCGAACCGATGTGTTCCAGTTCTTCAGCCAGATCATGTACCTGATGCCATGCAAAGCGCAGTTTATTGACTAAAAAAACTTCCCAAAGTCTGTGACGGCGTATCAGATTGGTTGCCAGCTTATTGCCGTGAGTACTCAAAGTGACGCCTTTGTAGGGTTGGTAATGAATGAGATCTTTTTCAGCGAGACGTTTGATCATATCTGTTACGGATGCTGCTGTCGTCTCTAAGTGTCGTGCAATAGAATTAGTGCTTACGGATTTCTTTTCTCTTTCGCCAATCTTAAAAATGGCTTTCAGATAATTCTCTTCTGTGGCAGATAATTCCATTCAGATATTTTTTGCAAATATACAGTAATTTAGAAAGAGGCAGTTAAGGGATTGAAAATTTAGATATTGTTTA
The genomic region above belongs to Saprospiraceae bacterium and contains:
- a CDS encoding metal-dependent transcriptional regulator, encoding MELSATEENYLKAIFKIGEREKKSVSTNSIARHLETTAASVTDMIKRLAEKDLIHYQPYKGVTLSTHGNKLATNLIRRHRLWEVFLVNKLRFAWHQVHDLAEELEHIGSEELIMRLDAFLDYPRFDPHGDPIPNAEGKFTLRNQMSLSELLISQSALVVGVKENQSEFLKYLTGIQIKLGTEIKILQITDFDRSMRILVDDKTEVSITSQVSQNILVRKN